One Enterococcus silesiacus genomic window carries:
- a CDS encoding PTS beta-glucoside transporter subunit EIIBCA: protein MQDLAGKIILLVGGEENISSLTHCVTRLRFNLKNESKAQTKDLETLDGVMGIQRQGGQYQVIIGGKVGKVYAEIIKIVPRLDDHTSQEAPKGEKDSLLNRLINTLSAILVPSLAPIIGGGMLKGFLFMLTSLGWVNPESGTMFVLNMTGDAMFYFFPFLLAVSSARRFKTNEYMALSLAGVLMYPTLINAAIAGELTNVQFLGFLPVPIVNYSSSILPIILAVWLLSHVYRFFENVIPSMVTVIFTPLLTLILMVPVMLVVLAPIGFYVGEYIAQGIEALIKFSPLVSGFVIGASRPLLVLMGMHHAIRPITQQQIATYGYSTMGPMNFMSTMAQATAALAVYFLISNKKMKQVALSSTVSGYLGITEPALYGVLVKYKAAFVGASLGGGIGGAVGAVLGAKSMAPVMPSILSIPVFLNDAAIGFIIALIVTVIATFAITFLLAKSVMKMEDSPEKRRSSLNIPTVEKEQDVVVINAPVSGTVYPIGDVADQTFSKELVGKGIAIMPETDRIVSPVEGVVTIAFKTKHAIGLTSKEGIEVLIHVGLDTVALEGQYFELLCKQGQAVHVGTPLLQFDREKISEAGYDISVIVVVTNSDDYLSVLAMDDQKQVQEEETLITIVPGLTHDRNEVNLVME from the coding sequence ATGCAGGATTTAGCTGGAAAAATCATTTTGTTGGTTGGTGGAGAAGAAAATATCAGCAGCTTAACTCATTGTGTTACGCGATTAAGATTTAATTTGAAAAATGAGTCTAAAGCTCAAACAAAGGATCTTGAAACACTTGATGGAGTCATGGGTATTCAACGACAAGGTGGTCAATATCAAGTGATCATTGGTGGGAAAGTTGGGAAGGTTTATGCCGAGATTATCAAAATTGTCCCTCGTTTAGATGATCATACCAGTCAAGAAGCTCCAAAAGGTGAAAAAGATTCGCTATTAAACCGTTTAATCAATACGCTTTCCGCTATCTTGGTTCCAAGTTTGGCACCGATCATCGGTGGCGGAATGTTGAAAGGTTTCTTATTCATGCTAACGAGCCTAGGCTGGGTGAACCCTGAAAGTGGTACGATGTTTGTGTTGAATATGACTGGTGATGCTATGTTTTATTTTTTCCCATTCTTATTGGCAGTGAGTAGTGCTCGTAGATTTAAGACAAATGAATATATGGCTTTAAGTTTGGCGGGCGTATTGATGTATCCAACTCTGATCAATGCTGCAATAGCTGGAGAATTGACCAATGTTCAGTTTTTAGGTTTTTTACCTGTTCCAATCGTAAATTACAGTAGTTCAATTTTACCGATTATTTTAGCTGTCTGGCTGTTGAGTCATGTGTATCGTTTCTTTGAAAATGTGATACCTAGTATGGTAACAGTGATTTTTACCCCGTTGTTAACGTTGATTTTGATGGTGCCAGTGATGCTAGTGGTTTTGGCTCCAATCGGCTTTTACGTAGGAGAATACATTGCTCAAGGAATTGAAGCACTGATTAAATTTTCTCCGCTAGTATCAGGTTTCGTTATTGGCGCAAGTCGTCCATTGCTTGTATTAATGGGGATGCATCATGCAATTCGGCCAATTACGCAGCAACAAATCGCAACATATGGTTATTCGACAATGGGGCCAATGAATTTTATGAGCACGATGGCTCAAGCAACAGCCGCATTAGCTGTCTACTTTTTGATTTCAAATAAAAAGATGAAGCAAGTGGCTTTGTCTTCCACAGTTTCCGGGTATTTAGGAATTACTGAGCCTGCTTTATATGGTGTTTTAGTAAAATATAAAGCAGCTTTTGTCGGGGCATCTTTAGGTGGTGGAATCGGTGGTGCCGTTGGGGCGGTTTTGGGAGCTAAATCAATGGCGCCGGTAATGCCAAGTATTCTTTCGATTCCAGTTTTTTTAAATGATGCAGCAATAGGATTTATTATTGCCTTGATCGTAACGGTGATTGCTACTTTTGCCATTACCTTTTTACTAGCGAAAAGCGTGATGAAAATGGAGGATAGTCCGGAAAAAAGAAGGAGTTCATTGAATATACCTACTGTAGAAAAGGAACAGGATGTTGTGGTTATCAACGCACCAGTTTCTGGAACTGTTTATCCTATCGGGGATGTTGCTGACCAAACATTCTCAAAAGAATTAGTTGGAAAGGGAATTGCGATTATGCCTGAGACAGATCGAATCGTGTCCCCGGTGGAAGGGGTAGTGACAATTGCTTTTAAGACAAAACACGCTATCGGTTTGACCTCAAAAGAAGGAATTGAAGTTTTGATCCACGTGGGATTAGATACAGTGGCATTGGAAGGGCAGTATTTTGAGTTGTTGTGTAAGCAAGGTCAAGCTGTTCATGTAGGAACGCCATTACTGCAATTTGATCGTGAAAAAATTAGTGAAGCGGGTTATGACATAAGTGTGATTGTGGTTGTGACTAATTCAGATGATTATTTATCTGTTTTAGCAATGGACGATCAAAAACAGGTTCAGGAAGAAGAGACTTTGATTACAATTGTGCCTGGTTTGACACATGATAGAAACGAAGTCAATTTAGTGATGGAATGA
- a CDS encoding 6-phosphogluconolactonase: protein MKVILTKDYDELSKVAAQMLLGEMFQRHERVNLAITAGTTPIGMYEKLVAEVRDKDYFDNVHYYNFDEIPYKSGRREGVTIGDLRELYFTPAAISDEQIHVLDGENYEDQDRRIAEAGGLDAILLGIGADGHYCGNLPSTTSFNDFTTKVDCDDAMKERIAPHFEDRAETPDFYVTMGPRSVMNARHLILFASGEKKAKIMKAFIEGAITDEIPASILKMHPHLTVILDEAAAKLLDKEK from the coding sequence ATGAAAGTTATTTTAACGAAGGATTATGATGAATTAAGTAAAGTTGCCGCACAGATGCTGCTTGGGGAAATGTTTCAACGGCATGAACGAGTGAATTTGGCGATCACGGCAGGGACGACGCCGATTGGTATGTATGAAAAGTTAGTTGCTGAAGTGAGAGATAAGGACTATTTTGATAATGTTCATTACTATAATTTTGATGAAATCCCTTATAAATCAGGACGTCGCGAAGGGGTGACAATTGGTGATTTGAGAGAATTATACTTTACACCAGCAGCTATTTCAGATGAACAAATCCACGTGTTAGATGGAGAAAATTATGAAGACCAGGATCGACGGATAGCCGAAGCTGGTGGTCTTGATGCGATTTTACTGGGAATCGGTGCGGATGGTCACTATTGTGGCAATCTACCAAGTACAACAAGTTTTAATGACTTTACAACGAAGGTTGACTGCGATGATGCAATGAAAGAACGAATCGCTCCGCATTTTGAAGATCGTGCTGAAACACCTGATTTTTATGTTACAATGGGACCAAGAAGTGTAATGAATGCTAGACACTTGATTCTTTTTGCGAGTGGTGAAAAGAAAGCCAAAATTATGAAAGCGTTTATTGAAGGCGCAATCACTGATGAAATACCTGCTTCTATTTTGAAAATGCACCCTCATTTAACTGTTATTCTAGATGAAGCAGCAGCGAAACTATTGGACAAGGAGAAATAA
- a CDS encoding 6-phospho-beta-glucosidase, with protein MNKSVFPENFLWGGATAANQYEGGYLSGGKELSTLDAITGGSHTSPRMITYKTKEGKIETCTRDATLPEGAVGYIDPEQYYPSHVATDFYHHYKEDIALFAEMGFKCFRLSIAWARICPKGTTEINEEGLAFYDKVFDELLRYGIEPIVTINHFDIPMYLADELDGWSSRKVIDYFLFFCETLFKRYKDKVKYWMTFNEINFLRSWTQIGIHQNDKQAKYQAAHHLFVASAEAVKLGHEINPDFQIGMMVAYIPSYPLSCNPEDVMEAIRFNREQEFYIDVQVKGYYPAHKLKEFERENVVIKKEAGDDEIIQAGTVDYIGFSYYMSTVSASNPDEVKYVGGNQMPAVKNPYLQESAWGWAVDPLGLRISLCKLYDRYNVPLFVVENGFGAVDKIEVDGTIQDDYRIDYFSKHIAAMKDAIELDGVDLIGYTPWGCIDVVSSGTGEMKKRYGFIYVDMDDQGNGTLARSRKESFYWYKKLIAANGIEE; from the coding sequence ATGAACAAATCAGTATTTCCTGAAAATTTTTTATGGGGTGGCGCAACAGCAGCTAACCAATATGAAGGTGGCTATCTTTCCGGTGGTAAAGAACTAAGTACGCTGGATGCAATTACAGGTGGCAGCCATACAAGTCCTAGAATGATCACGTACAAAACCAAAGAAGGTAAAATTGAAACTTGTACGAGAGATGCTACTTTACCAGAAGGTGCAGTGGGTTATATCGATCCTGAACAGTATTACCCAAGTCATGTAGCTACCGATTTTTATCATCATTATAAAGAGGACATTGCGTTATTTGCAGAAATGGGTTTTAAGTGTTTCAGACTTTCAATCGCTTGGGCTAGAATCTGCCCCAAAGGAACGACAGAAATCAATGAAGAAGGTTTAGCCTTTTATGATAAGGTTTTTGATGAATTGTTACGTTACGGGATTGAACCGATTGTTACAATTAATCACTTTGACATTCCGATGTATTTAGCCGATGAATTGGATGGATGGTCAAGTCGAAAAGTAATCGATTATTTCTTGTTTTTCTGTGAAACATTATTTAAACGTTATAAAGACAAAGTAAAATATTGGATGACCTTTAATGAAATCAATTTTTTACGTAGCTGGACGCAAATAGGGATCCATCAAAATGATAAACAAGCGAAATATCAAGCCGCCCATCATTTATTTGTAGCAAGTGCTGAGGCAGTTAAATTAGGTCATGAGATCAATCCTGATTTTCAGATTGGCATGATGGTAGCATATATTCCAAGTTATCCGCTGAGCTGTAATCCAGAGGATGTTATGGAGGCGATCCGATTTAATCGTGAGCAAGAATTTTACATCGATGTACAGGTCAAAGGTTATTATCCTGCTCATAAACTAAAAGAATTTGAACGGGAAAATGTTGTAATCAAAAAAGAAGCGGGTGACGATGAAATCATTCAAGCGGGCACGGTTGATTACATTGGATTTAGTTATTATATGTCAACTGTTTCTGCTTCTAATCCGGATGAGGTAAAGTATGTTGGTGGCAATCAAATGCCAGCGGTCAAAAATCCTTATTTACAAGAATCAGCTTGGGGTTGGGCTGTCGATCCTCTAGGTCTACGGATTTCTTTATGTAAATTATATGATCGTTATAATGTTCCCTTATTTGTTGTAGAAAATGGTTTTGGCGCAGTTGATAAGATAGAAGTAGACGGCACCATCCAAGATGACTACCGTATTGATTATTTCAGCAAGCACATTGCTGCAATGAAAGATGCGATCGAGTTAGACGGAGTTGACTTGATTGGTTATACCCCTTGGGGCTGTATTGATGTGGTTTCATCTGGAACAGGTGAAATGAAAAAAAGATATGGTTTTATTTATGTCGATATGGATGACCAAGGGAATGGAACGTTGGCTCGTTCTAGAAAAGAGTCATTTTATTGGTATAAAAAATTGATTGCAGCAAACGGTATAGAAGAATAA
- a CDS encoding rhodanese, which translates to MKRVSVKELKKLIELTVNEPVSIIDVREVEEFAEGHIVTAKNYPLSTLPEAMSEIDREQPHYVICQHGVRSEHACSFLENYGYNVISVSEGMSVWDGESKVNSYR; encoded by the coding sequence ATGAAAAGAGTATCGGTCAAGGAATTAAAAAAGTTAATTGAATTAACAGTCAATGAACCAGTTTCGATCATTGATGTTCGAGAAGTAGAAGAATTTGCTGAAGGACATATTGTGACTGCTAAGAATTATCCATTGTCCACATTACCGGAAGCAATGTCAGAAATCGATCGGGAGCAACCCCATTACGTTATTTGTCAGCACGGTGTTCGATCTGAACACGCGTGTTCTTTTCTTGAGAATTATGGCTATAATGTAATTTCTGTATCAGAAGGTATGTCAGTTTGGGATGGAGAAAGTAAAGTCAATAGTTATAGATAA
- a CDS encoding NAD(P)H:quinone oxidoreductase, type IV, which produces MTTKLLIAYYSSTGTGTQMVTWAKEAAEANGAEVRLRKVHELAPDVAIDSNPAWRKNVEASADIPEVTSDDLLWADAYIFSSPSRFGVMASQLKQFFDLQGGLWAQGKLANKFVTAFSSAQNPNGGQEQVIQGIYTVMQHWGAIIVPAGYVNPSTFAAGGNPYGTSASIDGEGNMLKADEVKAAIQDQTKRLVDVASKYLS; this is translated from the coding sequence ATGACAACAAAATTATTAATTGCATATTATAGTTCCACAGGGACTGGTACACAAATGGTAACATGGGCTAAAGAAGCAGCCGAAGCAAATGGCGCTGAAGTTCGTTTGAGAAAGGTACACGAATTGGCACCAGACGTGGCGATTGATTCAAATCCAGCTTGGCGTAAAAATGTGGAAGCAAGTGCTGATATTCCAGAAGTTACCAGTGATGATCTGTTATGGGCAGATGCCTATATCTTCTCTTCACCTTCACGTTTTGGTGTAATGGCAAGCCAATTAAAGCAATTTTTTGATTTGCAAGGTGGACTTTGGGCGCAAGGTAAATTAGCGAATAAATTTGTTACGGCTTTCTCTTCAGCTCAAAATCCAAATGGCGGACAAGAACAAGTGATTCAAGGAATCTATACGGTTATGCAACATTGGGGTGCCATTATTGTTCCAGCAGGGTATGTAAACCCATCGACTTTTGCAGCTGGCGGGAATCCTTATGGAACAAGTGCTTCAATCGATGGTGAAGGCAATATGTTGAAAGCTGATGAAGTCAAAGCAGCGATTCAAGATCAAACCAAACGATTGGTTGATGTAGCAAGTAAATATTTGAGTTAA
- a CDS encoding amino acid ABC transporter substrate-binding protein, with protein sequence MKRKNYLILTIASLLVILSIIGCGRKKTDTDQWSRINSEKRVIVGLDDSFVPMGFQNKAGEIIGFDVDLARAVFDSYGIKVDFQPIDWSMKENELQNQTIDLIWNGYSKSAEREEKVLFSDEYMKNEQVVVSLKKNNINSFTDMKGKILGAQNGSSGYNSFEEQPEILKNLVNDQTAILYDGFNEAFMDLKSGRIDGLLIDRVYANYYLSHEDNLADYSIVSGAFESEAFAVGLRKSDKKLAEKINNAFEQLRKSGKLAAISKEWFGADVTK encoded by the coding sequence ATGAAGAGAAAAAACTATCTAATACTCACCATCGCTAGTTTATTGGTTATTTTATCAATTATAGGCTGCGGCAGAAAAAAAACTGACACCGATCAATGGTCGCGAATCAATTCTGAAAAACGAGTGATCGTCGGCTTAGATGATTCTTTTGTACCGATGGGCTTTCAAAATAAAGCTGGCGAAATCATCGGTTTTGATGTTGATTTAGCTAGAGCAGTCTTTGATTCATATGGAATCAAAGTTGATTTTCAACCCATTGATTGGTCGATGAAAGAAAACGAACTGCAAAATCAAACCATTGATTTAATTTGGAATGGCTATTCTAAAAGCGCTGAGCGGGAAGAGAAGGTCTTGTTTAGTGATGAATATATGAAAAATGAGCAAGTCGTGGTTTCTTTAAAAAAGAATAATATCAACAGCTTTACAGATATGAAAGGAAAAATTTTAGGTGCTCAAAATGGTTCCTCTGGTTATAACAGTTTTGAAGAACAGCCTGAGATTTTAAAAAATTTAGTAAACGATCAGACCGCCATTTTGTATGATGGCTTCAATGAGGCCTTTATGGATTTAAAATCTGGTCGTATCGACGGATTATTGATCGATCGGGTTTATGCAAATTATTATCTTTCACATGAAGATAATTTAGCAGATTATTCCATTGTCAGCGGTGCTTTTGAAAGTGAGGCGTTTGCTGTCGGATTACGGAAATCGGATAAAAAATTAGCAGAAAAAATCAACAATGCTTTTGAACAACTCAGAAAATCTGGTAAACTAGCTGCTATTTCTAAAGAATGGTTCGGAGCAGATGTAACTAAGTGA
- a CDS encoding polar amino acid ABC transporter ATP-binding protein has translation MLLIKNLTKSFDGRRIIDQLNLEIKDGEILTIVGPSGGGKTTLLRCLAGLETIDSGELLMDDVPFNPVEMDNADQVVGIVFQDFQLFPHLSVLDNVTLAPILALKQSKESSELEAVDLLTKFGLGGKEKLYPYQLSGGQKQRVALARALAMKPKVLGYDEPTSALDPELRQQVEEVILTLKAQGMTQIVVTHDMNFAENIADNLLTVSPVQ, from the coding sequence ATGTTACTAATAAAAAATTTAACCAAAAGCTTCGATGGTCGTCGCATCATCGATCAATTGAATTTAGAAATCAAAGATGGTGAGATCTTAACAATCGTAGGGCCTTCTGGTGGTGGGAAAACAACTTTACTACGTTGTTTAGCTGGGCTAGAGACAATTGATTCTGGTGAGCTGCTTATGGATGATGTGCCTTTCAATCCTGTTGAAATGGATAATGCCGACCAGGTCGTAGGAATCGTATTTCAAGATTTTCAATTATTTCCGCATCTTTCAGTACTAGATAACGTTACGTTAGCACCTATCCTGGCTTTGAAGCAATCTAAAGAGTCTAGTGAACTAGAAGCTGTCGATCTACTAACCAAATTTGGTTTAGGCGGAAAAGAAAAGCTTTATCCTTATCAATTATCTGGGGGTCAAAAACAAAGAGTCGCACTTGCTCGAGCTCTTGCAATGAAACCCAAAGTATTAGGCTATGATGAACCAACTAGTGCACTTGATCCCGAGCTTCGCCAACAAGTCGAAGAAGTGATTTTAACACTAAAAGCGCAAGGTATGACTCAAATCGTGGTGACGCATGATATGAATTTTGCTGAAAATATTGCTGATAACTTACTAACAGTGTCACCTGTTCAGTAG
- a CDS encoding amino acid ABC transporter permease: MNYILEIMPALLDGALMTLKVFIFTLLGSIPLGILVAFALQTHFKPLNFLINIYIWLMRGTPLLLQLIFVFYGLPLIGVVFERYDAALFAFILNYAAYFAEIFRGGIQSIPEGQYEAAKVLRLTRFQTVSRIILPQVIKVVLPSIGNEVINLVKDTSLIYVLGLGDLLRAGKIAMSRDVSLLPLVLVGVIYLLLTAVLTLASKKLEKHYQYYK; encoded by the coding sequence ATGAACTACATTTTAGAAATCATGCCGGCTTTATTAGACGGGGCACTTATGACATTGAAAGTATTTATCTTTACACTATTGGGCTCGATTCCACTTGGGATTTTAGTTGCTTTTGCTTTACAGACACATTTTAAACCTTTGAATTTTCTGATCAATATCTATATTTGGCTAATGCGAGGAACGCCATTATTATTACAGCTCATTTTTGTTTTTTACGGTTTGCCTTTGATCGGGGTCGTCTTTGAACGTTACGATGCAGCTTTGTTTGCTTTTATTTTAAATTATGCAGCTTATTTTGCTGAAATTTTCCGGGGCGGGATTCAGTCAATTCCAGAAGGTCAATATGAAGCGGCTAAAGTTTTACGTTTAACACGCTTTCAAACAGTCTCAAGGATTATTTTACCTCAAGTAATCAAAGTCGTGTTACCTTCTATCGGTAATGAAGTGATTAATTTGGTTAAAGATACTTCGTTGATTTACGTACTTGGTTTAGGGGATTTATTGAGAGCCGGAAAAATTGCGATGAGCCGGGATGTCAGTTTATTGCCATTAGTTTTGGTGGGCGTTATTTATCTACTGTTAACCGCCGTGTTGACTTTGGCTTCAAAAAAATTGGAAAAACACTATCAGTATTATAAATAA
- a CDS encoding glutamine amidotransferase, protein MKRPIIGIAANEIEDAGAKLYHLPISYTPCGYVKAVQSAGGLPLVLPVGSPELAKAYITQIDKLILAGGQNVSPTLYGETIQVEEAELSNERDQFELTLIEEAIAQGKPIFAVCRGLQLVNVALGGSLYQDISCLNQQKIAHMQVPVSREIPTHQIQTEADSILRDIYGEATTVNSFHFQAVKKLAKELRVTALSEDGIIEGVESNDPSLVFLGVQWHPDFAYEYLEQEMAVFHYVVKEL, encoded by the coding sequence TTGAAGCGGCCGATTATTGGCATTGCAGCAAATGAAATCGAGGATGCAGGAGCAAAATTATATCATTTACCAATCAGTTACACTCCTTGCGGGTATGTAAAAGCTGTTCAAAGCGCTGGCGGCTTGCCGTTGGTTTTACCAGTCGGTTCTCCTGAATTGGCAAAAGCATACATTACCCAGATCGATAAATTGATCCTAGCTGGTGGGCAAAATGTCTCACCAACCCTGTATGGCGAAACGATTCAGGTTGAAGAGGCGGAGCTATCTAACGAACGCGATCAATTTGAGCTGACTTTGATTGAAGAAGCAATTGCACAAGGAAAACCAATCTTTGCAGTTTGTCGTGGTCTACAGCTAGTCAATGTAGCTCTTGGCGGAAGTTTGTACCAAGATATCAGCTGCTTGAACCAGCAAAAAATTGCTCACATGCAAGTGCCGGTATCTAGAGAAATTCCAACGCATCAGATTCAAACAGAAGCAGACAGCATTTTACGTGACATATACGGGGAAGCGACGACTGTTAACTCTTTTCATTTTCAAGCAGTAAAGAAATTGGCGAAAGAGTTAAGAGTTACAGCACTCAGTGAAGATGGCATCATTGAAGGGGTAGAAAGCAACGATCCTAGCTTAGTATTTTTAGGTGTCCAGTGGCATCCCGATTTTGCCTATGAGTATTTAGAACAAGAAATGGCTGTTTTTCATTATGTAGTCAAAGAATTATAA
- a CDS encoding peptide ABC transporter substrate-binding protein, with amino-acid sequence MKKRLGVFVLAASLLLAACNSNSETSSTKEKEDGNKTAQTQVIKVASGGELSTLDSAHYTDVYSSDMIGQVVEGLYRMDKNHDPELAVAASEPTVSDDGLVYTFKLKETKWSNGDPVVAGDFVSAFKNVVDPSFGSSSSNQMDVFKNGRKIREGQAKLDELGVKAIDNQTLEMTLEYPIPYLAQVLVGTPFMPKNEKLVKEKGEAYGTSADNFVGNGPFVISGWDGNTENWKLTKNKDYWDQKNVKLDTIDVQVVKEIGTGTNLFDAGDLDYTVLADTYALQYKDSPQAHFTPKAMVGYLSPNHKREVTGNVNVRKAILQAIDKETFAKEILGDGSTAINGFVPKDFAKDPENGEDFRKENGDFLPYDLKAAQKSWETAKKELGKDEIELELLSADSALAKKTIEYVQGQLQQNLSGLKVTLKSVPLQNRLDLQTASNFDLVFGTWTPDYADPINFLEFYDSKSGLNTAGYNNPEYDKGLNDARITLANEPEKRWDKLKELEETLIEKDAAVLPLYQGAIGYLKADRLKELQVFPFGRTVSYRLAYVD; translated from the coding sequence ATGAAGAAAAGATTAGGTGTTTTTGTTTTGGCGGCAAGTCTATTGTTAGCGGCATGTAATAGCAATAGCGAGACAAGTTCAACGAAGGAAAAAGAAGACGGGAACAAAACAGCACAAACCCAGGTCATTAAAGTCGCTTCCGGAGGAGAACTGTCAACACTAGACAGTGCTCACTACACAGATGTTTACAGCTCTGACATGATTGGTCAAGTTGTGGAAGGCCTGTATCGTATGGATAAAAATCATGATCCTGAATTGGCTGTAGCTGCAAGTGAACCTACAGTTAGTGATGATGGATTAGTTTACACATTTAAATTAAAAGAGACAAAATGGAGCAATGGTGATCCAGTCGTAGCGGGTGATTTTGTGTCTGCTTTTAAAAATGTTGTCGATCCAAGCTTTGGCTCAAGCAGCAGCAACCAAATGGATGTGTTCAAAAATGGTCGGAAAATACGCGAAGGACAAGCGAAATTAGATGAGCTCGGTGTGAAAGCGATCGATAATCAAACGCTAGAAATGACGTTAGAATACCCAATTCCTTATTTAGCTCAAGTGTTAGTTGGCACACCATTTATGCCTAAAAACGAAAAACTTGTTAAAGAAAAAGGGGAAGCTTACGGAACTTCAGCAGATAATTTTGTTGGCAATGGTCCGTTTGTGATTTCTGGTTGGGATGGTAACACAGAAAACTGGAAATTAACGAAAAATAAAGATTACTGGGATCAAAAAAATGTCAAACTGGATACAATCGATGTTCAAGTAGTCAAAGAAATCGGTACTGGAACGAACTTGTTTGATGCAGGTGACTTAGATTACACTGTTTTAGCCGATACTTATGCATTACAATATAAAGATTCACCTCAAGCACACTTTACACCTAAGGCTATGGTGGGGTATTTAAGTCCTAATCATAAACGAGAAGTAACGGGTAATGTCAATGTTCGTAAAGCAATTTTACAAGCCATCGACAAAGAAACGTTTGCTAAAGAAATTTTAGGAGATGGTTCAACCGCTATCAATGGTTTTGTACCAAAAGATTTTGCCAAAGATCCAGAAAATGGTGAAGACTTCCGTAAAGAAAATGGTGATTTTCTGCCATATGATTTGAAAGCCGCTCAAAAAAGCTGGGAAACAGCGAAGAAAGAATTAGGCAAAGACGAAATCGAGTTAGAGTTACTTTCAGCTGATTCAGCTTTGGCGAAAAAGACGATTGAATATGTGCAAGGACAATTACAACAAAATCTATCAGGCTTAAAAGTTACCTTAAAATCGGTACCATTACAAAATCGTTTGGACTTACAAACAGCTAGTAATTTTGATTTAGTTTTTGGTACATGGACGCCAGATTATGCTGATCCAATCAATTTCTTAGAATTTTATGATTCTAAGAGTGGGTTGAATACAGCAGGGTACAACAATCCTGAATATGATAAAGGGTTGAATGATGCAAGAATCACATTAGCAAATGAGCCAGAAAAACGTTGGGATAAATTAAAAGAATTAGAAGAAACATTGATTGAAAAAGATGCCGCTGTCTTACCTCTATACCAAGGAGCAATCGGATATCTTAAAGCAGATCGATTAAAAGAACTGCAAGTTTTTCCTTTTGGGAGAACAGTTTCATATCGTTTAGCTTATGTCGATTAA
- a CDS encoding alkaline-shock protein, with translation MDNKANGNTTEGTNANGIKTKLTFDDQVVKKIAGIAVSEIPGILGLSGNAITNLTDKFTNGNNPTKGISAEVGTKQVAIDLDVIGEYGKNIAQVFDTATKKVADEVKNMTGLDVIEFNMNVDDVMSKEQYAEKFENKKKDDNENEKQQENSTRTLQ, from the coding sequence ATGGATAACAAAGCAAATGGAAACACAACTGAAGGAACAAATGCAAATGGCATCAAAACTAAATTAACATTTGACGATCAAGTCGTGAAAAAAATTGCTGGTATCGCCGTATCAGAAATCCCTGGTATTTTGGGATTAAGCGGAAATGCAATTACAAACTTGACCGACAAATTTACGAATGGAAACAATCCGACGAAAGGCATCAGTGCAGAAGTTGGAACAAAACAAGTAGCAATCGATTTAGATGTTATCGGGGAGTATGGAAAAAATATTGCCCAAGTATTTGATACAGCAACTAAAAAAGTTGCAGATGAAGTGAAAAATATGACTGGTTTAGATGTTATTGAATTTAACATGAATGTAGATGATGTCATGTCAAAAGAACAATATGCAGAAAAATTTGAAAACAAGAAAAAAGATGATAACGAAAACGAGAAACAACAAGAAAACAGCACACGTACATTACAATAG
- a CDS encoding GTP cyclohydrolase → MVESFDSERSRYASLGVVESLPAALIDSIWLIIDLDLKGVIPLTNMLYFDLIDNGGKVTVHFSQEISDVQMAVDLPFPYSEDYPSQVFAFDDGNKETILLPAEMLE, encoded by the coding sequence ATGGTTGAAAGTTTTGATAGTGAACGTAGTCGTTATGCTTCTTTAGGTGTGGTTGAAAGCCTGCCTGCAGCTTTGATCGACAGTATCTGGCTGATTATTGATTTAGATTTAAAAGGCGTTATCCCACTTACAAATATGCTGTATTTTGATTTGATCGATAATGGCGGAAAAGTAACTGTTCATTTCTCACAAGAAATCAGCGACGTTCAAATGGCCGTTGACTTACCTTTCCCTTATTCTGAAGATTATCCATCGCAAGTTTTTGCTTTTGATGATGGCAATAAAGAGACAATTTTATTGCCAGCTGAAATGTTGGAATAG